In one window of Maniola hyperantus chromosome 18, iAphHyp1.2, whole genome shotgun sequence DNA:
- the LOC117990687 gene encoding probable G-protein coupled receptor Mth-like 3, which translates to MFYFKECLLLLLIASELALSADPCCPNNEIIKYRGYCNNTKQIDLQCEMGHMLLKDIILNGNKVSTQDSPNYIFVEDPTLYCVGQMYRNATDPSQGLVPVAVTCFEKFQRNDIETGGILTLVSVVFLLATFAIYMYLPQMRDLQGVCYMCMCVSMAFGFLSLGILQLSPGFRGQICTITGFLVYFWMLATFSWMNVISINMYRSVQDATYLKKTERKQHLIYNCYAWGFAIFFLFVSLTTDLIEGDHFKPGIGDGSCWFSGRTETWIFFYGPIATLITANVILFVLSSLKLWKSTRKYEVNKLNNLKHKFLISLKLFLVMGISWIFEIASFAHGESHIIWRIMDIFNCLQGVVIFLILVVFRRRVIQGLASDNCCLFITRPWAEKLSPDDDEDDQEMLADDTVEVRLN; encoded by the exons atgttttattttaag gaATGTCTACTGTTGCTGCTGATAGCCAGCGAGCTGGCGTTATCAGCAGACCCCTGCTGTCCAAACAATGAAATCATCAAGTATCGTGGATATTGCAACAACACGAAGCAGATCGATTTGCAATGTGAGATGGGCCATATGCTGCTCAAAGACATCATCCTCAACGGGAATAAGGTGTCCACGCAAGACTCGCCCAATTACATCTTCGTAGAGGACCCAACCTT ATATTGTGTCGGCCAAATGTATCGTAACGCCACAGACCCGAGCCAGGGTCTGGTACCCGTGGCAGTGACGTGCTTCGAGAAGTTCCAAAGGAATGACATCGAAACCGGGGGAATTCTGACTCTTGTTTCTGTGGTCTTCCTTCTAGCTACCTTCGCTATTTATATGTATTTGCCGCAAATGAG GGATCTTCAGGGGGTATGCTACATGTGCATGTGTGTCAGTATGGCTTTTGGGTTTTTATCGCTTGGAATTCTGCAACTCAGTCCTGGATTCAGAGGCCAAATATGCACCATAACAG GATTCCTAGTGTACTTCTGGATGTTAGCTACTTTCTCTTGGATGAACGTCATAAGCATTAACATGTACCGAAGCGTGCA GGATGCCACATACTTAAAGAAGACCGAGAGGAAACAGCATCTCATATACAACTGTTACGCTTGGGGTTTCGCCATTTTCTTCCTGTTTGTTTCACTAACCACCGATTTGATTGAAGGAGACCACTTTAAACCAGGCATTGGGGACGGCAGTTGCTGGTTTAGCG GTCGCACTGAAACATGGATATTTTTCTATGGACCTATCGCAACACTAATTACCGCGAACGTCATACTGTTTGTTTTGTCATCATTGAAGTTGTGGAAGAGCACGAGAAAATATGAGGTCAACAAGTTAAATAACCTTAAgcataa GTTCCTAATATCTCTCAAGCTCTTCCTCGTCATGGGAATTTCCTGGATCTTCGAAATAGCCAGCTTTGCTCACGGCGAATCACACATTATATG GCGAATAATGGACATATTCAACTGCCTCCAAGGCGTAGTGATCTTTTTGATCCTGGTCGTATTCCGAAGGCGTGTCATACAAGGCCTGGCGAGCGACAACTGCTGTTTGTTCATCACTCGACCGTGGGCGGAGAAACTGAGTCCGGACGATGATGAAGACGATCAGGAAATGTTGGCTGATGATACAGTAGAGGTTAGACTTAATTAG